In one window of Ferrovum sp. PN-J185 DNA:
- the fabZ gene encoding 3-hydroxyacyl-ACP dehydratase FabZ, whose amino-acid sequence MAIMDIKEVMKYLPHRYPFLLIDKVVELNVGESITAIKNITMNEEFFQGHFPDHPVMPGVLIIEAMAQAAALLSYKTEGKQPNGNLVTYFIGIDKARFRAPVFPGDQLTLKAKLLRRSSRLWKYETQALVDGKVVSEAELLCTEKNINEE is encoded by the coding sequence ATGGCTATTATGGATATCAAAGAAGTGATGAAATATCTTCCTCACCGATACCCTTTTTTGCTTATCGATAAAGTAGTTGAGTTAAATGTTGGGGAGTCCATTACGGCTATCAAAAATATCACCATGAATGAAGAGTTTTTTCAGGGACATTTTCCTGATCACCCTGTTATGCCTGGTGTATTGATTATTGAGGCAATGGCCCAAGCTGCTGCGTTGCTAAGTTATAAAACAGAAGGTAAGCAACCTAATGGTAATTTAGTAACCTATTTTATTGGTATTGATAAAGCCCGTTTTAGGGCACCTGTTTTCCCTGGTGATCAGCTGACACTTAAAGCTAAATTATTACGTCGCTCATCACGCTTGTGGAAATATGAAACACAAGCATTAGTGGACGGTAAAGTTGTGTCTGAGGCTGAATTGCTGTGTACTGAAAAGAATATTAACGAAGAATGA
- the lpxA gene encoding acyl-ACP--UDP-N-acetylglucosamine O-acyltransferase produces the protein MIHPSAIIHPKAQLDEGVRVGAYSIIDEQVTIGKDTVIGDHVKISGKTTIGQRNKIYSFAALGGDPQDKKYRGENTALEIGHDNVIREFCTFNIGTIDDGGVTRLGNHNWIMAYVHLAHDCQVGNHTTFANNASLAGHVHVGDWAILAGFSGVHQFCRVGAHSFIGISAVVTQDVPPFVTVAGNPTSPHGINSEGLKRRGYSSEEIMAIKRAYRKLYRSSLSLDEAKNDIQEIVSDYPKVQLFLDFLLQPSPRGIMR, from the coding sequence ATGATCCATCCATCTGCGATAATTCATCCTAAAGCCCAACTTGATGAAGGGGTTAGAGTAGGGGCGTATTCTATTATTGATGAGCAAGTAACCATTGGTAAGGATACGGTGATTGGCGATCATGTTAAGATTTCTGGTAAAACCACAATAGGGCAACGCAATAAAATTTATTCCTTTGCTGCTCTTGGTGGAGACCCACAAGACAAAAAATACCGTGGTGAAAATACGGCTCTAGAGATTGGCCACGATAATGTTATCAGAGAGTTTTGTACTTTTAACATAGGCACTATTGATGATGGTGGAGTAACTCGTTTAGGTAACCATAATTGGATTATGGCTTACGTACATCTAGCACATGATTGTCAGGTGGGTAACCATACCACTTTTGCAAATAACGCGAGTTTAGCAGGGCACGTTCATGTGGGTGACTGGGCTATATTGGCAGGTTTTTCTGGTGTACATCAATTCTGTCGTGTTGGTGCTCATAGCTTTATTGGTATTTCAGCTGTTGTCACTCAAGATGTTCCACCCTTCGTGACAGTTGCTGGTAACCCTACTAGTCCTCACGGTATTAATAGTGAAGGTCTGAAACGACGTGGTTACTCTTCAGAGGAGATCATGGCTATTAAACGGGCTTATCGAAAACTATATCGCTCATCCTTGTCACTTGATGAAGCTAAAAATGATATTCAAGAAATTGTGAGCGATTACCCAAAGGTACAATTGTTTCTCGATTTTCTTTTACAACCTAGCCCTCGAGGCATAATGCGCTGA